One Cydia pomonella isolate Wapato2018A chromosome 15, ilCydPomo1, whole genome shotgun sequence DNA window includes the following coding sequences:
- the LOC133525776 gene encoding ATP-binding cassette sub-family B member 10, mitochondrial: MLQRLLVNFNVRISSRRTNVLFGLPIAKHLCHHCGHRLYFSHKAPVFRNYYERASHSRNGLFNTKTRYYSSQVDVKTKNEPIETSKVNSTITGSKKINVKLKSSELKRLFGLAAPEKWTLTGAIGFLIISSSVTMAVPFSLGKVLDIIYSSTNDLAGAREKLDTLCLMLCGVFLIGGLCNFGRVYLMSISGQRMTQALRKQVYNSILRQEPAWFGKTSTGELVNRLSADTQLVGRNLSQNVSDGLRSLFMVGAGTGMMIYMSPSLAMIGLCVVPPVSVLAVIYGRFVRNITRQLQDSLAETSELAEEKISNIKTVKAFSKEQAEGESYAKRIEKVLQLAYKESLAVGSFYGLTGLSGNVIIILVLYYGGGMVATEQLTVGNLTSFLLYAAYVGISIGGLSSFYTELNKGMGAATRLWDIIDREPAIPTTGGLRPKERPKGEIILENVKFDYQGAPLLKGLNLHLHPGRSLALVGRSGCGKSTVASLILRLYDPVEGRILLDGVDIRELDPVWLRSHIGYVSQEPVLFSGSIKDNILYGSLDELEDAEELNEMDKDKKMPAWLAAARTAHLHELVRGGAGNGWSRSVGARGGQLSGGQKQRVAIARAIVKNPKILILDEATSALDTFSEYLVDKALKNISKDRTMLTIAHRLSTIQSADEVAVLDGGVIVEKGPYAELMAKQEGVFREIITHQRLSKKPQEATNVNGTVTNISGNIV; the protein is encoded by the exons atgttgcAACGACTGCTCGTAAATTTTAACGTTAGAATATCTAGTAGGCGTACAAATGTATTGTTTGGTTTACCTATTGCCAAGCATTTGTGTCATCACTGCGGTCACAGGTTATATTTCTCTCACAAGGCCCCAGTCTTTAGGAATTATTACGAAAGGGCTTCGCACAGTAGAAATGGTTTATTTAATACGAAAACGAGGTATTATTCAAGCCAAGTGGACGTTAAAACTAAGAACGAACCGATTGAAACGTCGAAAGTAAATTCTACTATTACTGGGTctaagaaaataaatgtaaaattaaagtcTTCGGAATTGAAGCGATTATTTGGATTAGCAGCTCCTGAAAAATGGACTCtgactg GTGCTATTGGATTCCTTATCATATCATCAAGTGTGACCATGGCCGTCCCATTCTCTCTGGGCAAAGTCCTGGACATAATCTACAGTAGTACAAATGATCTGGCAGGAGCAAGGGAAAAACTTGATACACTCTGTTTGATGCTCTGCGGAGTATTCCTTATTGGAGGCTTATGTAACTTTGGAAGAGTGTATCTTATGTCTATATCAG GGCAGAGAATGACACAAGCTCTCCGTAAACAAGTTTACAATTCAATATTGCGGCAGGAACCCGCATGGTTCGGTAAAACATCCACCGGGGAGCTTGTGAACCGGCTATCAGCCGACACACAGTTGGTGGGCCGCAACCTTAGCCAGAATGTCAGTGATGGCCTGAGATCACTGTTTATGGTTGGAGCGGGGACTGGCATGATG ATCTATATGTCACCATCGTTGGCGATGATCGGTCTATGCGTGGTGCCGCCCGTGTCGGTGCTAGCCGTCATATACGGTCGCTTCGTGAGGAATATCACGAGGCAACTGCAGGACAGCTTAGCAGAAACTAGTGAG CTCGCCGAAGAGAAGATATCGAACATAAAAACAGTAAAAGCGTTCAGCAAAGAGCAGGCAGAGGGCGAGTCATACGCGAAGCGGATAGAGAAGGTTCTACAGCTGGCGTATAAGGAgtcgctcgccgtcggcagttTTTACGGGCTG ACCGGTCTTTCTGGCAACGTGATAATTATCCTAGTCCTGTACTACGGTGGCGGTATGGTTGCCACAGAACAATTGACGGTCGGCAACCTAACTTCCTTCCTGCTGTATGCGGCGTACGTCGGCATCAGTATAGGAGGGCTGAGCAGTTTCTATACGGAGCTGAATAAGGGGATGGGAGCCGCTACTAGGCTGTGGGATATTATTGATAGGGAGCCGGCAATACCTACCACAG GAGGCCTAAGGCCCAAAGAGCGCCCAAAAGGCGAGATAATCCTAGAGAACGTAAAGTTCGACTACCAAGGCGCCCCGCTACTGAAAGGCCTAAATCTACACTTGCACCCAGGACGGTCTTTAGCCCTAGTCGGTCGGTCAGGCTGTGGTAAAAGCACTGTAGCGTCACTTATATTGAGGTTATATGACCCTGTTGAAGGCAGGATATTGCTGGATGGAGTGGATATTAGGGAGTTGGATCCCGTGTGGTTGAGGAGTCATATTGGTTACGTTAGTCAG GAACCCGTGTTATTTAGTGGATCAataaaggataatattttatacggATCGTTAGATGAATTAGAAGATGCCGAAGAACTAAATGAGATGGATAAAGATAAG AAAATGCCAGCGTGGCTAGCAGCAGCGCGGACAGCACATTTACATGAGCTGGTTCGCGGCGGCGCCGGCAACGGATGGTCGCGCAGTGTGGGCGCGCGCGGCGGACAGCTCAGCGGCGGACAGAAGCAGCGCGTGGCTATAGCGCGTGCCATTGTCAAG aACCCAAAAATCCTCATCCTAGACGAAGCTACCTCAGCGTTAGATACGTTTTCCGAATACCTAGTCGATAAAGCACTGAAAAACATAAGCAAAGACCGTACCATGCTCACGATAGCGCACCGATTGAGCACAATTCAGTCCGCCGACGAAGTAGCGGTACTCGACGGCGGAGTGATTGTCGAAAAGGGGCCTTATGCAGAACTCATGGCCAAACAGGAGGGCGTTTTCAGAGAAATCATCACGCATCAGCGATTATCGAAAAAGCCTCAAGAAGCGACGAATGTTAATGGAACAGTCACAAATATCAGTGGCAATATcgtataa